One Meiothermus sp. Pnk-1 genomic region harbors:
- a CDS encoding DNA-directed RNA polymerase subunit beta': MKREVRKVRIALAAPEKIRQWSYGEVEKPETINYRTLRPERDGLFDERIFGPIKDYECSCGKYKRQRFEGKVCERCGVEVTKSIVRRYRMGHVELATPVAHIWYVKDVPSKIGTLLDLSAQELEQVLYFAKYITIDPKGAMLGGQPVQKRQLLTDEEYRELRFGKQETYSIPVGVDALIKDGEEVKRGQELAPGVQSKMDGLAFFRFPRRIRVEYTQRERAHLSLPREAWIEQKSYRPGEPLAELSDKYQLKSEDSGAVQIVEFEEGSLLKIVDPDTGTVSVVYFLPVGFKPKVGEGELVSKGEVIAEGKGLIRMPRTLRVSELEASGKKEVELSLTLEWSQAKDYPLQPHMHVLVSEGMQVRKGEKLVGAIDAEEEIYAESDGVVHLHEPASIVVMKAKLYPFEDDVEVTNGDRVSPGDGLADGGKVKSEIYGRVEVDLVRMAVRVIESYDIDARMGAEAIQTLLKELDLAVLEAELEAEMKHPSRAKRAKARKRLEVARAFRDSGNRPEWMILEAVPVLPPDLRPMVQVDGGRFATSDLNDLYRRLINRNNRLKKLLAQGAPEMIIRNEKRMLQEAVDALLDNGRRGTPVTNPGSDRALRSLTDILSGKQGRFRQNLLGKRVDYSGRSVIVVGPQLKLHQCGLPKRMALELFKPFLLKRMEEKGIANNIKSARKMLERQRDIKDEVWDALEEVIHGKVVLLNRAPTLHRLGIQAFQPVLVEGQSIQLHPLVCEAFNADFDGDQMAVHVPLSSYAQAEARIQMLSAHNLLSPASGDPVAKPARDVILGLYYITQLRREKKGAGREFQSFEEADAAYERGEIALNAPIKIAGKETSLGRMKFVFASVDEALLAVQNGIVDHQDVVTVRMGDKLLETSPGRMLFLRIVAEAIEDPEAAQQLVNLEVAQEKNSLSDLVYRSFLLLGVEKTAKLLDALKYYGFVLSTQSGITIGIDDAVIPPEKRRYLEEADAKLAQIEQAFELGFMTQEERVAQIVQLWSETTERVTQAVFKNFEENFPFNPLYVMSQSKARGNPQQIRQISGMRGLMAKPSGETIEVPVRASFREGLTVLEYFISTHGARKGGADTALRTADSGYLTRKLHDVAHEVIVREADCGTTDYITIPLLQFDEAFRNKRLRKRSDIESGLYGRTVAREFEVNGKTFKEGTQLSLDDVNHIVKAAEANLIEEVAVRSPLTCRTRFGVCQQCYGWDLSMVKLVNIGETVGVVAAESIGEPGTQLTMRTFHTGGVATGTDITQGLPRVIELFEARRPKVRAVIAEIDGTVRIEESEDKVSIFVTSEGFQKEYKVPKEARITVKDGDAVEAGQPLTRGAIDPHQLLEAKGPEAVERYLVDEIQRVYRAQGVKLHDKHIEVIVRQMLKYVEIGDPGDSRFLEGQILEKWDVEAANEKLAQEGKMPASWKPVLMGVTKSALSTKSWLSAASFQHTTHVLTEAAIAGKKDELIGLKENVILGKLIPAGTGSDHVRDTQVVDERTLRRIEEARKEADQAPALHRDQRRIPLTRQPTGRDA; this comes from the coding sequence ATGAAACGAGAAGTCAGAAAAGTACGCATCGCCCTGGCTGCCCCGGAGAAGATCCGTCAGTGGAGCTACGGCGAGGTGGAAAAGCCCGAGACCATCAACTACCGCACCCTTCGCCCGGAGCGCGACGGCCTCTTCGACGAGCGCATCTTCGGCCCCATCAAGGATTATGAGTGCTCCTGCGGCAAGTACAAGCGCCAGCGTTTCGAGGGCAAGGTCTGCGAGCGCTGTGGGGTGGAGGTCACCAAATCCATCGTGCGCCGCTACCGCATGGGCCACGTCGAGCTGGCCACCCCGGTAGCCCACATCTGGTACGTCAAAGACGTGCCCTCCAAGATCGGCACCCTGCTCGACCTCTCCGCGCAGGAACTCGAGCAGGTCCTCTACTTCGCCAAGTACATCACCATCGATCCCAAGGGGGCCATGCTGGGTGGGCAGCCGGTGCAAAAGCGCCAGCTCCTTACCGACGAAGAGTACCGCGAACTGCGCTTTGGCAAGCAGGAGACCTATTCCATCCCGGTGGGGGTGGATGCCCTCATCAAGGACGGGGAGGAGGTCAAGCGCGGCCAGGAGCTGGCCCCTGGGGTGCAGAGCAAGATGGACGGGCTGGCCTTTTTCCGCTTCCCGCGGCGCATCCGGGTGGAATACACCCAGCGCGAGCGGGCCCACCTGAGCCTGCCTCGCGAGGCCTGGATCGAGCAGAAAAGCTACCGCCCCGGTGAACCCTTGGCTGAACTCTCCGATAAGTACCAGCTCAAAAGCGAGGACTCCGGTGCGGTGCAGATCGTCGAGTTCGAAGAGGGTTCGCTGCTCAAGATCGTAGACCCCGACACCGGCACGGTCTCGGTGGTGTACTTCCTGCCGGTGGGTTTCAAGCCCAAGGTGGGAGAGGGCGAACTGGTCTCCAAGGGAGAGGTCATCGCTGAGGGTAAGGGCCTGATCCGCATGCCCCGGACGCTGCGGGTCTCGGAGCTCGAGGCCTCCGGTAAGAAGGAAGTCGAGCTTTCGCTGACCCTCGAGTGGAGCCAGGCCAAGGACTACCCCCTCCAGCCCCACATGCACGTGCTGGTTTCGGAGGGGATGCAAGTCCGCAAGGGGGAGAAGCTGGTGGGGGCCATCGACGCGGAGGAGGAGATCTACGCTGAGTCAGATGGGGTGGTCCATCTGCACGAGCCCGCCTCCATCGTGGTCATGAAGGCCAAGCTCTACCCCTTCGAGGACGATGTCGAGGTGACCAACGGCGATCGGGTCTCTCCCGGGGACGGCCTGGCCGACGGCGGAAAGGTAAAAAGCGAGATCTACGGTCGGGTCGAGGTGGATTTGGTGCGCATGGCCGTGCGGGTCATCGAGAGCTACGATATCGATGCCCGCATGGGGGCCGAGGCCATCCAGACTTTGCTGAAAGAGTTGGACTTGGCGGTGCTCGAGGCCGAGCTCGAGGCCGAGATGAAGCACCCTAGCCGGGCTAAGCGGGCTAAAGCCAGAAAGCGTCTGGAAGTGGCGCGGGCCTTCCGCGACTCCGGCAACCGTCCCGAGTGGATGATTCTGGAGGCGGTGCCGGTGTTGCCGCCGGATTTGCGCCCGATGGTGCAGGTGGACGGTGGGCGTTTTGCCACCAGCGACCTCAACGACCTCTACCGCCGCCTTATCAACCGCAATAACCGGCTCAAGAAGCTCCTTGCCCAGGGAGCGCCGGAGATGATCATCCGCAACGAGAAGCGGATGCTCCAGGAAGCCGTGGACGCCCTTTTGGACAACGGGCGGCGCGGCACCCCGGTCACCAACCCTGGCTCCGACCGCGCCCTACGCTCGCTGACCGACATCCTCTCCGGCAAGCAGGGCCGCTTCCGCCAGAACCTGCTGGGCAAGCGCGTGGACTACTCCGGCCGCTCGGTGATCGTGGTAGGCCCCCAGCTCAAGCTGCACCAGTGCGGCCTGCCCAAGCGGATGGCCCTCGAGCTCTTTAAGCCCTTCTTGCTCAAGCGGATGGAGGAAAAGGGCATTGCCAACAACATCAAGTCGGCCCGTAAGATGCTCGAGCGCCAGCGCGATATCAAAGACGAGGTCTGGGACGCTCTGGAGGAGGTCATCCACGGCAAGGTAGTGCTCCTGAACCGTGCCCCCACCCTGCACCGCCTGGGCATCCAGGCCTTCCAGCCGGTGCTGGTCGAGGGCCAGTCTATCCAGCTCCACCCCTTGGTGTGCGAGGCCTTCAACGCCGACTTCGACGGCGACCAGATGGCCGTGCACGTGCCGCTATCGAGCTATGCCCAGGCCGAGGCCCGCATCCAGATGCTCTCGGCCCACAACCTGCTCAGCCCAGCCTCCGGCGACCCGGTGGCCAAGCCCGCCCGCGACGTGATTCTGGGTCTGTACTACATCACCCAGCTGCGCCGCGAAAAGAAAGGGGCCGGGCGGGAATTCCAGTCCTTCGAGGAGGCCGACGCCGCCTACGAGCGGGGCGAGATCGCCCTCAACGCCCCCATCAAGATCGCCGGGAAGGAGACCAGCCTGGGGCGCATGAAGTTCGTCTTCGCCTCGGTGGATGAGGCCTTGCTGGCGGTGCAGAACGGCATCGTAGACCACCAGGATGTGGTGACGGTGCGGATGGGGGACAAGCTGCTCGAGACCAGCCCGGGCCGGATGCTCTTCCTGCGCATCGTGGCTGAGGCCATAGAGGATCCCGAAGCGGCCCAGCAACTGGTCAACCTCGAGGTGGCCCAGGAGAAAAACTCGCTGTCGGATCTGGTCTACCGCAGCTTCTTGCTCTTGGGGGTGGAGAAGACCGCCAAGCTCCTGGACGCCCTCAAATACTACGGCTTCGTGCTCTCCACCCAGTCGGGCATCACCATCGGTATTGACGACGCGGTGATCCCCCCGGAGAAGCGCCGGTACCTCGAGGAAGCCGACGCCAAGTTGGCCCAGATCGAGCAGGCCTTCGAACTGGGCTTCATGACCCAGGAGGAGCGCGTCGCCCAGATCGTCCAGCTCTGGTCGGAGACCACCGAGCGGGTCACCCAGGCGGTGTTCAAGAACTTCGAGGAGAACTTCCCCTTCAACCCGCTCTACGTGATGAGCCAGTCCAAGGCCCGCGGTAACCCCCAGCAGATCCGCCAGATCTCAGGGATGCGCGGCTTGATGGCCAAGCCTTCGGGCGAGACCATCGAGGTTCCGGTACGGGCCAGCTTCCGCGAAGGGCTCACGGTGCTCGAGTACTTCATCTCCACCCACGGAGCCCGTAAGGGTGGGGCCGATACCGCTTTGCGCACCGCCGACTCCGGCTACCTCACCCGCAAGCTGCACGACGTGGCCCACGAGGTCATCGTGCGCGAGGCCGACTGCGGCACCACCGACTACATCACCATCCCGCTCCTGCAGTTCGACGAGGCCTTCCGCAACAAGCGCCTGCGCAAGCGCTCCGATATCGAGTCGGGGCTCTATGGCCGCACCGTGGCCCGCGAATTCGAGGTGAACGGCAAGACCTTCAAGGAGGGCACCCAGCTCTCCCTCGACGACGTCAACCACATCGTCAAAGCCGCCGAGGCCAACCTCATCGAGGAGGTAGCGGTGCGCTCCCCCCTCACTTGCCGCACCCGCTTCGGGGTCTGCCAGCAATGCTATGGTTGGGATCTATCCATGGTCAAGCTGGTCAACATCGGCGAGACGGTGGGCGTGGTGGCTGCCGAGTCCATCGGAGAGCCGGGTACCCAGCTCACCATGCGTACCTTCCACACTGGCGGGGTGGCTACCGGCACCGACATCACCCAGGGTCTGCCCCGGGTGATCGAGCTCTTCGAGGCGCGACGCCCCAAGGTTCGGGCGGTCATCGCCGAGATTGACGGCACGGTGCGGATCGAGGAGAGCGAGGACAAGGTCAGCATCTTCGTGACCTCCGAGGGCTTCCAGAAGGAGTACAAAGTTCCCAAGGAGGCCCGTATCACCGTCAAGGATGGCGATGCGGTAGAGGCCGGTCAGCCCCTCACCCGCGGGGCGATAGACCCCCACCAGCTTTTGGAGGCCAAAGGTCCTGAGGCCGTCGAGCGCTACTTGGTGGACGAGATCCAGCGGGTCTACCGCGCCCAGGGCGTAAAGCTTCACGACAAGCACATCGAAGTCATCGTGCGGCAGATGCTCAAGTACGTGGAGATCGGCGATCCAGGCGATAGTCGCTTCCTGGAAGGGCAGATCTTGGAGAAATGGGACGTCGAGGCGGCCAACGAAAAGCTCGCGCAAGAGGGCAAGATGCCCGCTTCCTGGAAGCCGGTATTGATGGGGGTCACCAAGTCGGCCCTCTCTACCAAGAGCTGGCTCAGCGCGGCTTCCTTCCAGCACACCACCCACGTGCTTACCGAGGCCGCCATCGCCGGGAAGAAAGATGAGCTCATCGGCCTCAAGGAAAACGTCATCCTAGGCAAGCTGATCCCCGCCGGGACCGGCTCCGACCACGTGCGCGACACCCAGGTGGTGGATGAGCGCACCTTGCGCCGGATCGAGGAGGCCCGCAAGGAAGCCGACCAAGCCCCCGCGCTTCACCGCGACCAGCGTCGCATCCCGCTCACCCGCCAGCCGACCGGGAGGGACGCCTAA
- a CDS encoding class II aldolase/adducin family protein, translating to MQAKLFLTFQQVGADLFAARMASATSGNYSVRTPDGLLITRSGAQKAHLTPEDLLPLPLEPDPEKDQGASVERVIHRAIYRQTDAQAVVHAHPRFAIVLSYHLERIVPIDLEGRSYLPEVPVVSPSTASATEEAAQAVADALKTHPACVVRGHGAFVKAAQETPEKSLLKAYSLMTSLEEACEILYYHHLWSRGRG from the coding sequence ATGCAAGCTAAACTTTTCCTCACCTTTCAGCAAGTCGGGGCTGACCTGTTCGCCGCCCGGATGGCCTCGGCCACCTCGGGCAACTACTCCGTGCGCACCCCGGATGGCCTTCTGATCACCCGCAGCGGGGCGCAAAAGGCTCACCTCACCCCCGAAGACCTGCTGCCCCTTCCCCTCGAGCCCGACCCCGAGAAAGACCAGGGGGCCTCGGTGGAGCGGGTTATCCACCGGGCCATCTATCGCCAGACCGATGCCCAGGCGGTGGTGCACGCCCACCCGCGCTTTGCCATCGTGCTTTCTTACCACCTTGAGCGGATCGTGCCGATTGACCTCGAGGGCCGCTCGTACCTCCCCGAGGTTCCGGTGGTCTCCCCGTCCACCGCTTCGGCCACCGAGGAAGCCGCCCAAGCTGTGGCCGATGCCCTCAAAACCCACCCGGCGTGCGTGGTGCGGGGCCACGGGGCCTTCGTCAAAGCCGCCCAGGAGACCCCGGAGAAGTCCTTGCTCAAGGCGTACTCGCTGATGACCAGCCTGGAGGAGGCTTGCGAGATTCTCTACTACCACCACCTGTGGAGCCGGGGTAGAGGATGA